The following are from one region of the Methanococcoides methylutens genome:
- a CDS encoding signal recognition particle protein Srp19 → MSSNLCHMMMRDKGKLVIWPANLDRSRSRKGGRIISRKSSVEKPDLRELSKAAEKLNLNPEVETEKKYPRSWWEGSGRILVDNEEPKTMVARKIAKAIKEARGG, encoded by the coding sequence ATGAGTTCCAATCTATGCCACATGATGATGCGTGACAAAGGGAAACTGGTTATCTGGCCGGCAAACCTGGACAGGTCCAGGTCCAGAAAAGGTGGCAGGATCATCTCCAGGAAAAGTTCTGTGGAGAAACCCGATCTCAGAGAACTCTCAAAAGCAGCTGAGAAGCTGAACCTGAACCCTGAGGTAGAGACCGAAAAAAAATATCCTCGCTCCTGGTGGGAAGGAAGTGGTCGTATACTGGTTGATAATGAAGAGCCAAAGACCATGGTTGCTAGAAAGATCGCAAAAGCAATTAAAGAAGCACGTGGTGGCTAA
- a CDS encoding preprotein translocase subunit Sec61beta gives MAKQKSGGSGLMSSAGLMRYYDADKRAIHLQPKTVMVFGALCGIVILALSAGFGLWP, from the coding sequence ATGGCTAAACAAAAATCTGGCGGAAGCGGACTTATGTCATCCGCGGGTCTTATGAGATATTATGATGCAGATAAAAGAGCAATTCACCTGCAGCCAAAGACAGTTATGGTCTTTGGGGCACTCTGTGGAATTGTTATTCTTGCATTAAGTGCAGGTTTTGGCCTCTGGCCATAA